The Flammeovirgaceae bacterium genome contains a region encoding:
- a CDS encoding pyridoxal-phosphate dependent enzyme — MITRETINQAHERIKPYIHRTPVMTSSGLNELAGCTLYFKCENFQKIGAFKARGAMNAILSLIPEQQTKGIATHSSGNHAQAVARAAKIVGVPSYIVMPKTAPEIKKRGVRGYGGQIFECEPTVDSRESMLAEVIRKTGATEVHPFNNYDVMAGQATAAKELIEDVNEKLDVILAPVGGGGLLSGTLLAVKYFSPETIVIAGEPAGSDDAYRSLQSGKIETAQSNTIADGLLTSLGDKTFPIIRDHVNEIITVTDAEIVGAMRLIWERLKIIVEPSCAVPFAAVLKAKEKFAGKRVGIILSGGNVDLERACNLFAGSKT, encoded by the coding sequence ATGATTACCCGCGAAACCATTAACCAGGCCCACGAACGAATCAAACCCTACATCCACCGTACACCGGTGATGACCTCATCGGGTTTGAATGAACTGGCAGGCTGTACGCTGTACTTCAAGTGCGAGAACTTTCAGAAGATTGGCGCCTTCAAAGCCCGCGGAGCGATGAATGCCATCCTTTCTTTAATCCCTGAACAACAGACAAAAGGTATTGCCACCCATTCGTCCGGCAACCATGCGCAAGCGGTAGCCCGGGCCGCTAAAATTGTTGGTGTACCCTCCTATATAGTGATGCCCAAAACCGCACCAGAAATAAAGAAGCGGGGTGTTCGGGGCTATGGCGGACAGATCTTTGAATGCGAGCCTACGGTTGATTCACGCGAAAGCATGCTGGCCGAAGTTATCCGGAAAACCGGGGCCACCGAAGTGCACCCGTTTAACAATTACGATGTGATGGCCGGCCAGGCAACCGCAGCCAAGGAATTAATTGAAGACGTAAACGAAAAACTGGATGTTATTCTCGCACCTGTTGGTGGAGGTGGATTACTAAGTGGCACACTGCTCGCAGTAAAATACTTTTCACCAGAAACCATAGTCATTGCCGGAGAACCGGCCGGCTCAGACGATGCGTACCGGTCGCTGCAAAGCGGAAAAATAGAAACAGCCCAATCCAACACCATTGCTGACGGGCTGCTTACTTCATTGGGCGACAAAACCTTTCCGATTATCCGCGACCACGTAAATGAAATCATTACCGTTACCGATGCCGAAATTGTTGGGGCCATGCGGCTTATCTGGGAACGCCTGAAAATTATTGTTGAACCCTCGTGCGCGGTACCCTTTGCCGCGGTGTTAAAGGCGAAGGAAAAATTTGCCGGTAAAAGGGTGGGCATCATCCTTTCCGGAGGCAATGTGGATTTGGAGCGGGCGTGTAATCTGTTTGCCGGTAGCAAAACTTAG
- a CDS encoding alkaline phosphatase D family protein has protein sequence MRNLTSLVVLIFIFGCSPKKETYPVLKESVSGLYEPALAPFYHGVASGDPLADRVVIWTRVTPPDSLPKISVTWEVSTDKEFASIIKSDTLSTSPARDYTVKVDVTGLTPDRYYYYRFKTLNATSPTGRTKTTPTGTRDSLVFAVVSCSNWEWGYFNAYASIADKNVDAVLHLGDYIYEYGVGRYGDTTIGRFNLPPYEIVSLQDYRTRHSQYRLDAGLRAMSAAHPLIAIWDDHEVANNSYKSGAQNHQPDKEGDYLARRDAARKAYYEWIPIRESDKHYRSFSFGQLAKLIMLDERLEGRDEPPATPEEAQQQRSMLGEEQLQWLLDNLKTDAHWKIIGNQVIFSDVDLRSVYPKMPRNLDSWDGYLTEKEQIKKFILANKLKDIVFVTGDTHAAWGIEVATDVSKTYNPKTSAGAFAVEFGATSVTSANDNEYKSTDTVKMMERVMLANNPHIKYLNDRDHGYLLVTLKPDKAKAEYYFMETLRQPDKRERLEKTLEVKSGATKLN, from the coding sequence ATGCGTAACCTCACCAGCCTGGTCGTTTTAATTTTCATTTTTGGATGCTCCCCCAAAAAAGAAACCTATCCCGTATTAAAAGAATCCGTATCGGGCTTGTATGAACCTGCGCTGGCGCCCTTCTATCACGGTGTGGCATCAGGAGATCCGCTAGCCGATCGGGTAGTTATCTGGACGCGCGTAACGCCACCTGATTCATTACCAAAGATTTCGGTTACCTGGGAAGTTTCAACCGACAAGGAATTTGCATCAATTATTAAATCAGATACCCTTAGTACTTCACCCGCACGCGATTATACCGTAAAAGTTGATGTAACCGGTTTGACTCCCGATAGGTACTACTACTATCGCTTTAAAACATTAAATGCCACCTCGCCAACCGGGCGAACCAAAACCACACCAACGGGCACACGCGACAGCCTTGTGTTTGCCGTGGTGAGCTGCAGCAACTGGGAGTGGGGCTACTTCAACGCGTACGCCAGCATTGCCGATAAAAATGTGGATGCCGTATTACACCTGGGCGATTACATTTATGAATATGGCGTTGGGCGTTACGGTGATACAACCATTGGCCGTTTTAATTTACCACCATATGAAATTGTTTCATTGCAGGATTACCGCACCCGTCATTCACAATACCGGCTCGATGCCGGCCTACGCGCCATGAGTGCGGCCCATCCGCTCATCGCCATCTGGGATGACCATGAAGTTGCCAATAATTCTTATAAATCAGGCGCACAGAATCATCAACCCGATAAAGAAGGCGATTATCTTGCAAGAAGGGATGCTGCCCGCAAAGCATATTACGAATGGATACCCATCCGCGAAAGCGATAAACACTACCGGTCGTTTTCATTCGGCCAGCTGGCCAAACTGATTATGCTTGATGAACGCCTCGAAGGTCGCGATGAACCTCCGGCAACGCCCGAAGAAGCACAACAACAGCGATCCATGCTCGGAGAAGAACAACTACAGTGGCTGCTCGATAACCTGAAAACCGATGCCCACTGGAAAATAATCGGCAACCAGGTTATCTTTTCGGATGTTGATTTGCGGTCCGTCTATCCGAAAATGCCGCGCAATCTTGATTCGTGGGACGGCTACCTGACGGAAAAAGAACAAATCAAGAAATTTATTCTTGCCAATAAACTTAAGGACATCGTCTTTGTTACAGGCGATACGCATGCCGCCTGGGGTATAGAGGTGGCTACCGATGTAAGCAAAACCTATAACCCGAAAACTTCAGCTGGTGCTTTTGCGGTAGAGTTTGGCGCTACCAGTGTAACCTCGGCTAACGATAATGAATACAAAAGCACCGATACAGTAAAGATGATGGAGAGGGTTATGCTGGCCAATAATCCGCACATCAAATACCTCAACGATCGCGACCACGGCTACTTGCTGGTAACACTAAAACCGGATAAAGCAAAAGCAGAATACTATTTTATGGAAACGCTTCGCCAGCCCGATAAGCGCGAACGGCTTGAAAAAACACTGGAGGTGAAAAGCGGGGCTACCAAACTTAACTGA
- a CDS encoding ATP-binding protein codes for MKKTLVPFVYGRIVTGYEFVNRESEVERLRLNLTSGQNTILISPRRWGKSSLVHRVIEKIVGENDQIKVSQLDLFNIRTERDFYESFAREVLRSTSTKWEDWIENGKKFIKSITPRFSIGIDPAHDFSVSFDSPPAKKSAEEILMLPERIAQSKKIRIIVCIDEFQNLSHYKHPLEFQKQLRASWQTQSRVCYCLFGSKRHMIADLFENKSMPFYKFGDLIFLDRIRESHWIEYIKSSFKKTGKTIQTEAAQAIAQAVKNHPYFVQQLAQKTWILTSTEATPNTVSVALETMLHENSILYLREIENLSNTQVNLLKALCDGVQQLSASDTLQRYNLGTSANVLRIKSALEQREIIDFLGPEPEFVDPVFELWLKRIYFHDYPRNH; via the coding sequence ATGAAAAAGACGCTTGTTCCGTTTGTCTATGGACGCATTGTAACGGGTTATGAGTTTGTAAACCGCGAAAGTGAGGTAGAACGACTAAGGTTAAACCTGACTTCAGGGCAGAATACCATTCTCATCTCCCCGAGGCGCTGGGGTAAATCCTCCCTGGTGCATCGGGTTATCGAGAAGATAGTCGGGGAAAATGACCAGATTAAAGTTTCTCAACTCGATTTGTTTAATATCCGAACAGAACGGGATTTCTACGAAAGTTTTGCACGCGAAGTGCTGCGCAGTACCTCAACAAAATGGGAAGACTGGATTGAAAATGGAAAGAAATTTATCAAAAGCATAACTCCGCGATTCAGTATAGGGATTGACCCGGCTCATGACTTCAGCGTATCGTTTGATTCGCCCCCGGCCAAAAAGTCTGCTGAAGAAATACTCATGCTGCCTGAACGAATTGCTCAATCAAAAAAAATTAGAATCATTGTTTGTATTGATGAATTTCAAAATCTTTCTCATTACAAACATCCCCTTGAATTTCAGAAGCAATTACGGGCGTCCTGGCAAACGCAAAGCAGGGTATGCTACTGCTTATTTGGCAGTAAGCGCCATATGATTGCCGATTTATTTGAAAACAAATCCATGCCGTTCTATAAGTTTGGTGATTTGATATTCCTGGATCGAATACGCGAATCGCATTGGATTGAATACATCAAGTCTTCATTTAAGAAGACGGGGAAAACTATCCAGACCGAGGCAGCACAAGCCATTGCGCAGGCCGTTAAAAATCATCCGTACTTTGTTCAACAACTGGCGCAAAAAACGTGGATACTTACATCCACAGAAGCAACTCCAAACACGGTTTCTGTTGCCCTGGAAACCATGCTCCACGAAAATTCAATTCTCTATCTTAGAGAAATTGAAAACCTGAGCAACACCCAGGTTAATTTATTAAAAGCACTATGCGATGGTGTGCAGCAACTGAGTGCATCGGATACGCTTCAACGGTATAACCTGGGAACCTCCGCTAATGTATTACGCATAAAATCTGCATTGGAACAACGGGAAATCATCGATTTTCTTGGTCCAGAACCGGAATTTGTTGACCCTGTTTTTGAACTTTGGCTGAAACGTATTTATTTCCATGATTACCCGCGAAACCATTAA
- the polA gene encoding DNA polymerase I: protein MAETKKLFLLDAYALIYRAHFAFTKTPRINSKGINTSVPFGFTNTLLEVIQKQKPTHIGVAFDTAAPTFRDEIFEDYKATRQETPEDIRYGLPKVKEIIRGFNIPILELDGYEADDIIGTLAKQAAKKGFEVYMMTPDKDFGQLVTDKIKLYKPAYMGNAVDVLGPKEVCEKWDIREVSQVIDMLGLQGDSSDNIPGIPGVGPKTAATLLKQYGSIENILKHTHELKGRQNELFEQYGEQALLSKKLATIITDVPVEFNPKELEYSGPNPEILKPIFQELEFKTIMARVFNEPVSSPVKPVGAQLSMFGGRTAPAAEEMDDESTVHEPDSITTGTIATTSVEETSNTKSVVDALKKAKTFSVEAITNKDELQALAFSWQQGKAVVVPVDADKTLATLELILGDSALLKCGHNLKATVLALKSAGKNLAGPLFDTLIAHYLVEPESAHDLATLAGFYLKTQLHDETQATNEQLAAERTDITLQLKSKLEADLKARGHTKLMEDVEMPLLEVLASMEYEGVNLDTDALAVMSDELRNASEKLQMEIYKLAGGEFNINSPKQLGELLFEKLKLGDKPKKTKTGQYATGEDVLLKLAGEHDIVKKILDFREYEKLRSTYVDALPKLISPRDSRIHTDYRQAVAATGRLSSNNPNLQNIPIRTEKGRQIRKAFIPRDKNYLFMSADYSQIELRIAASFAKDQTMIDAFRNKRDIHTTTAAKVFKVPIESVTPDMRRKAKEVNFGILYGSTAFGLSQNLNIPRSEATEIIQSYFHEFPAIKQYMDNAILKARELEYVETILGRRRYLRDINSRNIATRGFAERNAINAPIQGSAADIIKVAMVNIHRWLQKEKLKTKMIMQVHDELVFDLHKDEVDVVKENVVALMKNAVQLEVPMEVEVGIGKNWLEAH from the coding sequence ATGGCTGAAACGAAAAAACTTTTCCTTCTGGATGCGTATGCCCTTATTTACCGGGCTCATTTTGCCTTTACCAAAACCCCGCGCATCAATTCAAAAGGAATAAACACCTCGGTACCGTTTGGTTTCACCAATACGCTGCTGGAAGTCATCCAAAAACAAAAGCCCACCCATATTGGCGTTGCTTTCGATACGGCAGCCCCGACTTTCCGCGATGAAATTTTTGAAGACTACAAAGCTACCCGGCAGGAAACTCCGGAGGATATCCGGTACGGACTGCCAAAAGTAAAGGAGATCATCAGGGGTTTTAACATACCCATTCTTGAACTTGACGGTTATGAAGCCGATGATATCATCGGCACCCTGGCCAAGCAAGCTGCCAAAAAAGGCTTCGAGGTGTACATGATGACGCCTGACAAGGATTTCGGCCAGTTGGTTACCGACAAAATAAAACTGTACAAACCCGCGTACATGGGCAATGCGGTGGACGTGCTGGGACCGAAAGAAGTTTGCGAAAAATGGGACATCCGTGAGGTATCTCAGGTTATTGATATGCTGGGCTTGCAGGGCGACAGTTCCGATAACATTCCGGGTATTCCGGGTGTCGGGCCAAAAACTGCAGCAACCTTGCTGAAACAATACGGCAGTATCGAAAACATTTTAAAGCATACGCACGAACTGAAAGGCAGGCAAAATGAATTGTTTGAACAGTATGGCGAGCAGGCCCTGCTCTCGAAAAAACTGGCTACCATCATAACCGATGTGCCCGTAGAGTTCAACCCGAAAGAACTGGAGTACTCCGGGCCCAATCCTGAAATCCTCAAACCAATTTTCCAGGAACTGGAGTTTAAAACTATCATGGCCAGAGTGTTTAATGAGCCGGTTTCATCACCTGTTAAGCCGGTGGGCGCCCAGCTTTCCATGTTTGGTGGCAGGACAGCGCCAGCCGCTGAAGAAATGGATGACGAGTCCACTGTACACGAACCGGACTCAATAACAACAGGCACGATTGCCACTACAAGCGTTGAAGAAACAAGTAACACGAAATCCGTTGTTGATGCGCTTAAAAAAGCAAAAACTTTTTCGGTTGAAGCAATAACCAACAAGGATGAATTGCAGGCCCTTGCATTTTCGTGGCAGCAAGGCAAAGCTGTGGTTGTGCCAGTGGATGCTGACAAAACGCTCGCTACGCTGGAGTTAATACTTGGTGATTCAGCCTTGTTGAAATGCGGTCATAATCTGAAGGCCACCGTTTTGGCATTAAAATCGGCTGGTAAAAATTTAGCGGGCCCGCTTTTCGACACATTGATAGCCCATTACCTGGTTGAACCCGAATCGGCACACGATTTAGCTACACTTGCAGGGTTCTATCTCAAGACTCAACTTCATGACGAAACACAGGCAACGAACGAACAACTCGCTGCAGAAAGAACTGACATAACGTTACAACTTAAAAGCAAACTGGAGGCCGACCTGAAAGCACGCGGGCACACCAAACTGATGGAGGATGTTGAAATGCCGTTGCTTGAAGTATTGGCCTCCATGGAATACGAAGGTGTTAACCTGGATACCGATGCACTGGCCGTGATGTCGGATGAGTTGCGTAACGCCAGCGAAAAGTTGCAGATGGAGATTTACAAACTGGCCGGTGGTGAATTTAATATTAACTCACCAAAGCAGTTAGGTGAACTGCTGTTTGAAAAACTGAAACTTGGCGATAAGCCAAAAAAAACCAAAACAGGCCAATACGCAACCGGTGAAGATGTGCTGCTTAAACTGGCCGGTGAGCACGACATCGTGAAAAAGATACTCGACTTCCGCGAATACGAAAAACTTCGATCTACGTATGTGGATGCACTGCCTAAACTAATCAGCCCGCGTGACAGCCGCATTCACACCGATTACCGGCAGGCCGTGGCAGCAACAGGAAGGTTGAGTTCCAACAACCCCAACCTTCAGAATATTCCCATCCGCACAGAAAAAGGAAGGCAAATACGCAAGGCGTTTATTCCACGTGACAAAAATTACCTGTTCATGTCGGCCGATTATTCGCAGATTGAATTGCGCATTGCCGCTTCGTTTGCCAAAGACCAAACCATGATTGACGCCTTCCGCAACAAGCGCGACATCCACACCACTACGGCTGCAAAAGTTTTTAAAGTGCCCATTGAAAGCGTAACGCCCGATATGAGGCGCAAAGCCAAAGAGGTGAACTTCGGGATTTTATACGGCAGCACGGCCTTTGGCCTTTCGCAGAACCTGAACATACCGCGCTCGGAAGCCACCGAAATCATTCAGTCGTACTTCCATGAATTCCCGGCCATTAAGCAATACATGGACAACGCCATTCTGAAGGCCCGTGAACTGGAATATGTGGAAACCATTTTAGGCCGGAGGCGCTACCTGCGAGACATTAATTCACGCAATATCGCTACACGCGGCTTTGCCGAACGCAACGCCATCAACGCGCCCATACAGGGCAGCGCTGCCGATATCATTAAAGTGGCCATGGTGAACATCCACCGTTGGCTGCAAAAAGAAAAACTGAAAACGAAAATGATCATGCAGGTACACGATGAACTCGTGTTCGACCTGCATAAAGACGAGGTGGATGTGGTAAAAGAAAATGTGGTGGCGCTGATGAAAAATGCCGTTCAGTTGGAAGTGCCCATGGAAGTGGAGGTGGGCATCGGCAAAAACTGGCTGGAGGCGCATTAG